The uncultured Bacteroides sp. genomic sequence AACAATTGATAAGATTTTATTGGATGACAAAACTTGTATAAATGCGCTTTTTTTTTTATATCTTTGCAAAATGATTATGAGAAAGATTTTATTATAATGAAGGCTAACAAGGTTTTATTTATTACACAAGAGATTACTCCTTACTTGCCCGAATCTGAAATGGCAAATGTAGGAAGATATCTTCCACAGGCAATTCAAGAGAAGGGGAGAGAGATACGAACTTTTATGCCGAAGTGGGGAAATATCAATGAACGCAGAAATCAACTGCACGAAGTGATTCGCCTTTCGGGCATGAATCTGATCATTGATGATACAGATCATCCATTGATTATAAAAGTAGCTTCTATACAGTCTGCCAGAATGCAGGTATACTTTATAGATAATGATGACTATTTTCAGCACAAGCTACAAGAGGCGGATGAAAATGGACAAGAATACGAAGATAATGATAGCAGAGCTATTTTTTATGCTCGTGGAGTAATTGAAACGGTAAAAAAACTTCGTTGGTGCCCTGATGTTATTCACTGCCACGGATGGATGTCTGCTTTGGCACCGTTATATATTAAGAAAGTATACAAAGATGAACCATCATTTCGTGATGTCAAAATTGTACTTTCAGTATATGAAAATGATTTTAAGAATAAATTCGATAAAGACTTTATTTCTAAATTAATGCTGAAAGATATAACTGATGAGGACTTGACTTCTGTTCAAGGTGAAGTGGATTATACAGCACTTATGAAGTTGGCTATTGATTATTCTGATGGCGTTATTCAGAAC encodes the following:
- a CDS encoding glycogen/starch synthase, with translation MMKANKVLFITQEITPYLPESEMANVGRYLPQAIQEKGREIRTFMPKWGNINERRNQLHEVIRLSGMNLIIDDTDHPLIIKVASIQSARMQVYFIDNDDYFQHKLQEADENGQEYEDNDSRAIFYARGVIETVKKLRWCPDVIHCHGWMSALAPLYIKKVYKDEPSFRDVKIVLSVYENDFKNKFDKDFISKLMLKDITDEDLTSVQGEVDYTALMKLAIDYSDGVIQNSENVNEEVMNYAREKNIPILDFQSPDTYIDAFNEFYDKVWEADK